Within Gambusia affinis linkage group LG01, SWU_Gaff_1.0, whole genome shotgun sequence, the genomic segment AGTGAAGacatggaggaggaagaagaggaagatgatgacgAGGAGGAGGTTGAACCAAATGGAGATAACGGCCCCAAAAGGAGAGGccccaagaagaagaagatgaccaAAGCTAGACAGGAGAGGTTCCGTGCCAGAAGGGTCAAAGCCAATGCCAGGGAGCGATCTCGGATGCACGGGCTGAACAATGCTTTGGATAACCTGCGCAGAGTGATGCCATGCTACTCCAAAACTCAGAAACTGTCAAAGATCGAGACCCTGCGGCTGGCACGCAATTACATCTGGGCTCTTTCTGAGGTGCTGGAGAATGGTCAGTCCACAGAGAGTCATGGGTTTGTGGAGATGCTGTGTAAAGGGCTGTCTCAGCCCACCAGTAACCTCGTGGCTGGCTGCCTGCAGCTTGGACCCACCCCTCTGATTCTCAACAAGCTTGAGGACAAGTGTGGAGGTCAGGGAGTTGGCGACTCTGTGGGTGGGCATCCACTCAGCTATCCATCCTCAGGACTTCCCAGCCCACCCTATGGATCTCTAGAAGCATCTCACCTCCTTCACATGAAAGGATTCAAAGCACCTGCGTTTGACAACCCCTCCCCTAAcgagtgcagcagcagcacgccTCCATACGACGGACCCCTCACTCCCCCCCTCAGCATCAGCAGTAACTTTGCCCTGAAGCAGGAGCCTTCTCCACATGAATCAGAGAGGAACTACACACCCCACCCTGGTCAACATGCCCACTACCTCTCAGCCCACCACTTCCCCACTTCCACAGCTGGCGGCCTACCAGGCAGGGCTCAGTCTCACCCGATCTTTCAAGCTTCTCGTTACGAGTTACCCCTGGATGTGGCCTTTGAGTCTTTCACTCCTTCTCACCTGGTCACTGCTCAGATGGGCACCATCTAAGACTGAATGAAACCAGTAAGTGACTGGTCAGAAACTGTCCTCAGAAGTGAATCTGCCACTGAACAAGTTTTTGGACTggctgtgcaaaaacaaaaaaggtttatgCTGAACCCACTGGGTTCAGAGAGACTTTTCACCTCAACTGAGTCTACCTGATGCAAACATGCGACCATGTTTatccttttatttattgctttccTGTTTGATCTTGCATTGGTGTTTGAACTCTTAATTATTTCCGAACATTTGCCCTGCAGTTATGAAAGAGTCAAACTAACCATAACCAACATATCTTTGCTCATGCAGAAGTAAAATACAACTATCTGATGTTTGAACTCAAGAGCTCTGAGAATAAATTGATCCAAAAGTCATCCTGCTCAAATATGTGCACAAAGGTCTTGATTTTAAGAAAGCAactatttatatatgtatttaatatttattctgataatgtcttgtcttctttttttacattcttctCTGCACAGTTTATGTATTTCCGTCTCCTTGGTTTGTTGCCATCCATTGGTAGCTGTACTTAGCTatttattttgaggtttttcaggtgacttgttcatatttgtgttgccatttttgtcacatgtactgttaatatttgctgtttcgcacttactgaaataaatattcttaTATTATATGCTATTTCCATAGTAACACTGTGTGACaagcattttttatattttagaataccatatttttctttatatttttggcAAAGGCATCACTTCATGTTACTGTGAGTTTCTCGTAACAGACAGATTTATTCTTTTCACATTGAATTTGTCAAAGAAGTaagaaattagttttctttcatACCTTGCTATTAGTAGGTgtgtaaaaaatacatttgtgaccCCTTGTGGTTTTTATTGCACCAATAAAAGGTCATAAGCCAGTGATTCATAGTGCCGGTCCCAAGTCTTCTGATAAACGGAGACAGGTTAAGTCAGAAAAGGGCATCCAATGTAAAACTGAAGCCAAATCAAATATGACAACATGAACTCCATACCAAATCGGTCAATCCCCAGGTTAATAAAGAACATCTCTTGTCCTGTCCTATGGAAGTTGGACTAATGTTTCTTGAGATAAAGTCAAAGAAACCAGACTGAGattgtttcaatattttcagaGGTGAAGCAATGTTTATTGGCAGTAGGATGAGAATAAGACCAAAAGACAATTTATGTAGAagagttttgtttgaaatacacaaaattacagaaacagTGGGGA encodes:
- the neurod4 gene encoding neurogenic differentiation factor 4, which codes for MKSVSRLHVHSSIVLTICVITLKRVGRFHFLIVIWETNGDCGETGRLQFPIQAAGVWRPFSPSWDGRGLLSTCLEINMMTKHFGKGGDVSELVSSLSWLEDDGSSQDGDESPEMRSHHHSLTLGGRVRPCGEFGSEDMEEEEEEDDDEEEVEPNGDNGPKRRGPKKKKMTKARQERFRARRVKANARERSRMHGLNNALDNLRRVMPCYSKTQKLSKIETLRLARNYIWALSEVLENGQSTESHGFVEMLCKGLSQPTSNLVAGCLQLGPTPLILNKLEDKCGGQGVGDSVGGHPLSYPSSGLPSPPYGSLEASHLLHMKGFKAPAFDNPSPNECSSSTPPYDGPLTPPLSISSNFALKQEPSPHESERNYTPHPGQHAHYLSAHHFPTSTAGGLPGRAQSHPIFQASRYELPLDVAFESFTPSHLVTAQMGTI